Proteins co-encoded in one Clostridiales bacterium genomic window:
- the metE gene encoding 5-methyltetrahydropteroyltriglutamate--homocysteine S-methyltransferase — protein sequence MRVSVSGYPRIGKQRELKKWTESYFKGAMTEEELVKNAQELRLSQISLLHQKGIDYIPSNDFSMYDQVLDTAVMLNIIPAQYQNLDLSPLGKYFAMAKGYQKDNADVKALAMKKWFTTNYHYIAPIIDDTVEIKLNAQKPIDEYKTAKDLGIETKPVIIGAFTFIKLCRFETSQNYQDVIDKITNAYIQLFAEFKNHGVKLVQIDEPMLVTDLAQEDIDLFKSIYNELLKNKNGVAALLNTYFGDIRDIYQDVLAMDFDAYGLDFVEGIKNLELIKQYGFAKDKQLFAGVVNGRNIWINNYEQSLGILDALKQYVNAQNIVISTACSLLFSPYTKENEPQLSSEVLAQFSFAEQKLDELNDLRLLFGDQDYKSNKKYQDNIALIKQKLQNQDYIDAEVRQKVQNLTEKDFVREPDFETRFEIQAKELNLPKLPTTTIGSFPQTIEVKRIRAKYKKGEITKEQYDQSIKEFIKQAVKYQDELGIDVYVHGEFERNDMVEYFGENLSGFIFTQNAWVQSYGTRCVKPPIIWGDVKRLQPITVPYSVYAQSLTDKPMKGMLTGPVTILNWSFPRVDIPLEEICYQIALAIREEVLDLEKNGIKIIQIDEAALREKLPLRKSEWKQYLDYAIKTFRLTHSQVKPQTQIHTHMCYSEFGDIIKEIDDLDADCISFEASRSNLEVLDDLQANNFKTAVGPGVYDIHSPRVPGKEEIKAAINKMIEKLGVKKLWINPDCGLKTRGWEETLKSLKNMTDAVKEIRSEKGF from the coding sequence ATCAGAGTATCTGTTTCAGGTTATCCAAGGATAGGAAAGCAAAGGGAACTTAAAAAGTGGACAGAAAGCTATTTTAAGGGCGCTATGACGGAAGAAGAGCTTGTCAAAAACGCCCAAGAATTGAGGTTAAGCCAAATCAGTCTTCTTCACCAAAAGGGGATAGATTATATACCTTCCAATGATTTTTCAATGTATGACCAAGTATTAGATACCGCGGTTATGCTGAACATTATTCCCGCCCAGTATCAAAATCTTGATTTAAGCCCTTTGGGCAAGTATTTCGCCATGGCCAAAGGTTACCAAAAAGATAACGCCGATGTAAAAGCGCTTGCGATGAAAAAATGGTTTACCACCAATTACCACTATATCGCGCCGATAATTGACGACACCGTTGAAATAAAACTAAACGCCCAAAAGCCCATTGACGAATACAAAACCGCAAAAGATTTGGGCATAGAAACAAAACCGGTTATAATAGGCGCTTTTACATTTATTAAGTTGTGCAGGTTTGAAACTTCCCAAAACTATCAAGATGTCATAGATAAAATTACCAATGCGTATATCCAGCTTTTTGCGGAGTTTAAAAATCATGGCGTAAAACTTGTCCAAATAGACGAGCCCATGCTGGTTACCGATTTGGCCCAAGAAGATATTGACTTATTCAAGTCTATATACAACGAGCTGTTAAAAAACAAAAACGGCGTTGCCGCGCTGTTAAACACTTATTTTGGGGATATAAGGGATATTTATCAAGACGTTTTGGCAATGGATTTTGACGCCTACGGGCTTGATTTTGTAGAGGGCATAAAAAATCTTGAATTAATAAAACAATACGGTTTTGCCAAAGACAAACAACTCTTCGCGGGAGTTGTCAACGGCAGAAACATATGGATTAATAATTACGAGCAAAGCCTTGGGATTTTAGACGCCCTAAAACAATATGTAAACGCCCAAAACATAGTCATAAGCACGGCTTGCTCGCTTTTGTTTTCGCCTTATACCAAAGAAAACGAACCCCAGCTTTCTAGCGAGGTTTTGGCTCAATTTTCGTTTGCCGAGCAAAAACTAGACGAACTTAACGACTTAAGGTTGTTATTCGGCGATCAAGATTATAAATCAAACAAAAAATACCAAGACAATATCGCGCTTATAAAACAAAAACTCCAAAATCAAGATTATATAGACGCCGAAGTGAGACAAAAAGTCCAAAACCTAACCGAAAAAGATTTTGTAAGAGAGCCTGATTTTGAAACTAGGTTTGAAATTCAAGCCAAAGAATTGAACTTGCCTAAGCTTCCTACCACAACAATAGGTTCTTTCCCGCAGACCATAGAAGTAAAGCGCATCCGCGCCAAATATAAAAAAGGCGAGATAACAAAAGAACAATACGACCAAAGCATCAAAGAATTTATCAAACAAGCCGTAAAGTATCAAGACGAGCTTGGCATTGATGTCTATGTGCACGGCGAGTTTGAGCGTAACGACATGGTGGAATACTTTGGCGAAAATCTATCGGGATTCATATTTACCCAAAACGCGTGGGTGCAATCTTATGGGACGCGCTGCGTTAAGCCGCCAATTATTTGGGGCGATGTAAAAAGACTTCAACCCATAACCGTGCCTTATAGCGTTTATGCCCAGAGCTTGACGGATAAACCTATGAAAGGCATGCTGACAGGGCCTGTTACGATTTTGAACTGGTCGTTCCCGAGAGTTGACATACCTTTGGAAGAAATATGTTACCAAATAGCGCTGGCCATAAGAGAGGAAGTTTTGGATCTGGAAAAAAACGGCATTAAGATTATCCAAATAGACGAAGCCGCTTTGAGGGAAAAATTGCCTTTGAGAAAGAGCGAATGGAAGCAATATCTTGATTACGCTATAAAGACATTTAGATTGACGCACTCGCAAGTAAAACCGCAGACCCAAATTCATACTCATATGTGTTATAGCGAGTTTGGCGATATAATAAAAGAAATAGACGATTTAGACGCCGATTGCATATCGTTTGAAGCTTCGCGCTCCAATTTGGAAGTTTTGGACGACTTGCAAGCAAATAATTTTAAAACGGCTGTCGGTCCGGGCGTATATGATATCCATTCGCCCCGCGTGCCCGGCAAAGAAGAGATTAAGGCGGCGATTAACAAAATGATAGAAAAATTAGGCGTCAAAAAGCTATGGATTAATCCCGATTGCGGCCTGAAGACAAGAGGTTGGGAAGAGACGCTAAAAAGCCTCAAGAATATGACCGACGCCGTAAAAGAAATTAGATCCGAAAAGGGTTTTTAA
- a CDS encoding bifunctional homocysteine S-methyltransferase/methylenetetrahydrofolate reductase has product MSADTFLFDGAFGTYYTQLTNKFEPCELANLDDRQTVFNIHKSYIDAGVDAIKTNTFGANSGLRLDFETVEQIIKEGYNIALDAAKGVNAQVFADIGPIPHKDKDQDLTQEYIKIADVFLGLGAQKFLFETMPEYNVLKPVFKHIKKKNPNSYIIASFASSLDGYTKSGLYYKQLLDKAQKDANVDAIGLNCLCGPAHIIQLVEDYQSKIVKPMSVMPNSGYPETIGNRLVYIDNADYFAKKLLKLRKIGITILGGCCGTTPLHIQKSRLLLNDFKGGKSLKNNSYAPKEEQKPVFKNIFYEKLENNLFPVAVELKAPIDTRIDYLINGAKNLLSAGADLITIADSPLSRTRADSFIVSAKIKREVNIDVLPHLTCRDKNIISIKATLLGLNIEGVQNVFVVTGDPIVATDRSSIKGVFDFNSIGLIKYIQSLNQNVFLNSPFLIGAALNTNAVNFNYELKRAQQKIEAGAKFFLTQPIFGQEGIDRIKKAKDFLNTYILAGIIPPYSYKNAVFLNNEVSGISIPQDLILAMKKAQNQWEVSFEYAIDIINKLKPVCDGLYIINQSKKTDLVARIVAAAKSL; this is encoded by the coding sequence ATGAGCGCGGATACGTTTTTATTTGATGGAGCGTTTGGGACTTATTATACCCAATTGACCAACAAATTTGAACCATGCGAATTGGCCAATCTAGACGATCGCCAAACCGTGTTTAACATTCATAAGAGTTATATTGACGCGGGCGTGGACGCCATAAAAACCAACACATTTGGCGCAAATTCAGGCCTGAGGCTTGATTTTGAGACCGTTGAGCAAATTATCAAAGAAGGGTATAATATCGCCCTAGACGCTGCCAAAGGCGTTAACGCGCAAGTTTTTGCCGATATCGGTCCTATTCCTCACAAAGACAAAGACCAAGATTTAACTCAAGAGTACATAAAAATCGCCGATGTGTTTTTGGGTTTGGGCGCCCAAAAGTTTTTGTTTGAGACCATGCCCGAATACAATGTTTTAAAACCCGTTTTCAAGCACATCAAGAAAAAAAATCCTAACAGTTATATAATAGCGTCTTTTGCTTCAAGTCTTGACGGCTATACCAAAAGCGGCCTATATTACAAGCAATTGCTGGACAAAGCTCAAAAAGACGCTAATGTTGACGCGATAGGGCTTAATTGTCTTTGCGGCCCCGCGCATATTATACAACTGGTTGAGGATTATCAGTCCAAGATTGTTAAGCCCATGAGCGTTATGCCCAATTCGGGTTATCCCGAAACTATAGGCAATCGCTTGGTCTATATTGACAACGCCGATTATTTCGCCAAAAAGCTGCTAAAGCTTAGGAAAATCGGCATAACTATTTTGGGCGGATGCTGCGGCACTACGCCTTTGCATATCCAAAAAAGCCGTTTGCTTTTGAATGATTTTAAGGGCGGAAAATCTTTAAAAAACAACAGCTACGCGCCCAAAGAAGAACAAAAGCCCGTCTTTAAAAACATTTTTTATGAAAAATTGGAAAACAACTTATTTCCCGTCGCGGTGGAATTAAAAGCGCCTATAGACACAAGGATAGATTATCTAATCAACGGCGCCAAAAATCTATTAAGCGCAGGCGCGGATTTGATTACTATCGCCGACAGCCCCCTGTCGCGCACCAGGGCAGACAGTTTTATTGTCAGCGCCAAAATCAAAAGGGAAGTCAACATAGATGTTTTGCCTCATTTGACTTGCCGCGACAAAAACATAATCTCCATCAAAGCTACGCTTTTGGGACTTAATATAGAAGGCGTCCAAAATGTGTTTGTGGTCACGGGCGATCCCATTGTCGCGACCGACCGCAGCAGCATAAAAGGCGTATTTGATTTTAATTCCATAGGGCTAATAAAATATATCCAAAGCCTTAATCAAAATGTTTTTTTGAATAGCCCTTTCTTGATAGGCGCGGCGCTTAACACTAACGCTGTTAATTTTAATTATGAATTGAAAAGAGCGCAGCAAAAAATTGAAGCCGGAGCGAAGTTTTTTTTGACACAGCCCATTTTTGGTCAAGAGGGAATAGACAGAATCAAAAAAGCCAAAGACTTTTTGAACACATATATCCTAGCCGGGATAATACCGCCATACAGTTATAAAAACGCCGTGTTCTTGAACAATGAGGTAAGCGGCATATCAATTCCACAAGATTTGATTTTGGCGATGAAAAAGGCCCAAAACCAATGGGAAGTTAGTTTTGAATACGCAATAGATATTATCAACAAATTAAAACCTGTTTGCGACGGATTGTATATAATCAACCAAAGCAAAAAGACCGATTTGGTTGCCCGCATTGTCGCGGCCGCCAAATCATTATAA
- a CDS encoding DUF3343 domain-containing protein yields the protein MPYYFIVFNSRSQTLNFFKILVDCGFKANIINSPQSVSSICNICIKFFPKDFEAIKKLIISRNFSSFAGVYKYDYNTRSGVIKKIF from the coding sequence ATGCCATATTACTTTATTGTTTTTAATTCAAGGTCTCAAACCCTAAATTTTTTCAAGATTTTGGTTGATTGCGGTTTTAAAGCAAACATTATTAATTCTCCCCAGAGCGTAAGCTCTATTTGTAATATATGCATAAAATTCTTTCCAAAAGACTTTGAGGCGATAAAAAAATTAATAATAAGCCGTAATTTTTCATCCTTTGCGGGCGTATATAAATATGATTATAATACGCGAAGCGGCGTTATAAAAAAGATTTTTTAA
- a CDS encoding aminotransferase class V-fold PLP-dependent enzyme — translation MKSIYFDNAASGGYKPDCVKKAVLQALENPANPGRSGHKAALAAALIVANARDNTAKFFGAEGGNVVFTYNCTAALNFAIFGGISGDHVVTTAFEHNSVLRPLDYLKRSGVIDYTVVYPDSSGVIRAKEFLDKIRRDTKMIIVNHVSNVTGARAPIEEIGYCADRYGIPFLVDAAQSAGHININMKDTKINILAAAGHKGLAAPQGVGVLALAEGVTLRPIIMGGTGSLSESPLQPEDLPDSLESGTISTPAIAGLNAGIIWIKENFKHFSKKIYGMTFLLYNELKKIPQVIVYTPRGHYNGIVAFNIEGLAAGQVANILDEKFDIYVRAGLHCAPLAHKFLGTIKYGAVRASLSYQNTFEEIETFINAIKSITKSF, via the coding sequence ATGAAAAGCATATATTTTGATAACGCGGCGTCAGGCGGATATAAACCTGATTGCGTAAAAAAGGCTGTTTTGCAAGCTTTGGAAAACCCCGCAAATCCAGGCAGGAGCGGGCACAAAGCGGCTTTGGCCGCGGCGCTTATTGTCGCCAATGCGCGCGACAATACGGCAAAATTTTTTGGCGCCGAGGGCGGCAATGTGGTTTTTACCTATAATTGCACGGCTGCGCTTAACTTCGCAATCTTTGGCGGCATTAGCGGCGATCATGTTGTTACGACGGCGTTTGAACATAACTCGGTATTAAGACCCCTTGATTACCTAAAGCGTTCAGGCGTTATAGACTATACCGTGGTATATCCCGATTCTTCGGGCGTGATAAGAGCCAAAGAGTTTTTAGACAAGATTAGGCGCGACACCAAAATGATTATTGTCAACCATGTTTCTAACGTCACAGGCGCGCGCGCGCCCATTGAAGAAATAGGATATTGCGCCGATAGATACGGCATACCGTTTTTGGTGGACGCCGCCCAAAGCGCAGGTCATATTAATATAAATATGAAAGATACCAAAATAAATATCCTAGCCGCCGCCGGTCATAAAGGTTTGGCCGCGCCCCAAGGCGTTGGCGTTTTGGCTTTGGCTGAAGGCGTTACGCTCCGACCTATAATAATGGGGGGAACGGGAAGCCTCAGCGAAAGCCCTCTTCAACCCGAGGATTTGCCCGATAGCTTGGAAAGCGGAACGATATCCACTCCGGCGATTGCCGGGCTTAACGCGGGCATTATATGGATAAAAGAAAACTTTAAACATTTTTCCAAAAAAATATACGGTATGACTTTTTTGTTATATAATGAACTAAAAAAAATCCCCCAAGTAATTGTTTACACGCCTCGGGGGCATTATAACGGCATTGTTGCTTTTAACATAGAAGGATTGGCGGCGGGTCAAGTAGCCAATATCTTGGACGAGAAGTTTGATATATATGTGAGGGCGGGTCTGCATTGCGCGCCGCTTGCCCATAAATTTTTGGGAACGATCAAATATGGGGCTGTCAGGGCTTCGCTTTCCTATCAAAACACCTTTGAGGAAATAGAAACTTTTATTAACGCGATTAAATCAATAACCAAAAGTTTTTGA